The nucleotide window AGCGCCTGGCCGCGGAAGATCATCGAGACGTCCGCATTCGGGATGCGGCTCTGGAGGTCGAGGAAGAGCTCGGCCGCGGTCTGCCCGGCGCCGATGACGGCGATGCGCGGCCGGCGCGCGGAATCGGTTGGCAACGGAACGCCGTCGATCCGCGACAGGTAGCGCGAGGAATGGAAGATCCGGGCGCTCCCCTGCAGCTTGTCGAAGACCGGCAGGATGCGCGGCTCGCCGCCCGTCGCGAGGATGACGGCGCGGGTCCGCCTCCTCTGCTCGCGGCCATCGGCCGTGCGCGAATGGACGAGGAGGTGGCGGATGGCGTCGCCGCGTCCCTCCGGCTCCACGGCCAGCACCGTGTCGCCGTAGTCGCAGCGATCGGCGAAATGCCCGGCGACCCAGCGCAGATAGGCGTTGAACTCGATCCGGCTGGGGAAGAACGACTTGCGGTTGATGTAGTCGATCAGCCTTCCATGGACGTGGAGGTAGTTGACGAAGGTGTAGGGGCTCGTCGGGTCGCGCAGGGTGACGAGGTCCTTCAGGAAGGAGATCTGCATGCCGCTATCGGGCAGCAGCATCCCGCCATGCCAGACGAACTCGCCTTGGCGCTCGAGGAAGCGCACGCGCGGCTGGTGCCCCCTGCGCCGTCCAGCTTCGTCGAGGGCGATGGCGAGCGACAGGTTCGACGGCCCGAAGCCGACGCCGAGCGCATCGTAGACCGGGGCGTCGTCCTCGTCCCCGCGCATCGGGGCCTCGTCCCGGAACAGTCCGCGCGAGGGGAAGGAGGTCTCCGAGGGGTCGTAGGATTCCGTCATCACCGAACCTCCATTCCTGTGCCGGGCCGAGTCGCGCCGGGCAAACGCGCGTTCCGCCGGCAGCCGTCAGGCAAAGGGACGTTCGGGCGGGGGACGGATTTAGGAGCCGCCGCGAAAAACTGTGCGCCACCGCTAAATTTCGGCGCGCCGCCACCGTCTTGAGCTTCGACACCGGCCCATTCGCGGAGCACGACGCCATGGCTATCGACGACAGCGAAGCGACGTTCCTCGTCGTGATCAACGGCGAGGAGCAATACTCGGTCTGGCCCGCCCACCGCCCGGTTCCGGCCGGGTGGAGCGCCATCGGCTTCTCCGGTCCCCGTGCCGCCTGCCTCGCCCATATCGAGACGGTCTGGACCGACATGCGGCCCCTGAGCCTGCGCCGCGCCCTCGACGGCGAAGCCCGCGCCTGACCATCGCGCCCCCGTTTCGATGACATCCCCAGGACATCCGATGACCGACGGTCTTCCGCGCGCGCCGCTGGCGGTTCCGCCCGCATCCGACCTCGTCAGCCACCTGCGCTGGCTCGCGGAGACGCACGGCACCGTCCCGGCCCTCCAGTTCCTGGACGACCCGTCCCTGGGCGAGGTCACCGTCACCTATGCGGACCTCCACGCGCGGGCGCGGGCCATCGCCGCGCGGCTGCGGCGGTCGGCGAGCCCCGGCGACCGGGTCTGCCTGCTGCTCGATACCGGGCTCGACTACGTCGCGGGGTTCTTCGGCTGCCTCTATGCCGGGCTAATCGCCGTCCCGGTCTTCCCGCCCGAGCCGCGCCGGGCGCAGCACCAGGCGCGTATCGCCGCCATCATCGGGGATGCCGAGCCGGCCATCGTCCTCGTCCATCGCGGCGACGCGGATTCCGTCCAGGCGATGCTCGCCGCATCGGCCCGTCCCGGCGCGGTCGTGCCGGTGGAGGATATCGGCTCAGAGGATTTCGGCTGGATCGAGACCGCGCCGTCCCCGGAGACGGTGGCCTTCCTGCAATACACGTCGGGCTCGACGGCGGCACCGAAGGGCGTGATCGTCAGTCACGCCAACCTCGTGGCCAACGAGCTCCTGATCCGGAACGGGTTCGGGTTTCGCCCCGACGACGTCATGGTGAGCTGGCTGCCGCTCTATCACGACATGGGTCTGATCGGCGGCATGCTGCAGCCGATCTACACGGGCATCCTGGGCGTCCTGATGTCGCCCAAGCACTTCCTCGGCCGCCCGGCGCGCTGGCTGGAAGCCATCCACCGCTATCGTGGGACGGTGAGCGGCGGTCCCGATTTCGCGTTCCGCCTGTGTCAGGACAGGGTCGATGCCGAGACCGTCGCGCGGCTCGACCTGTCGAGCTGGCAGATCGCCTTCTCGGGCTCCGAGATGGTCCGCGCCTCGACCATGGCGGATTTCGCCGCGCATGTCGCTCCCGCCGGTTTCGACATCCGCGCGCTGAGGCCGTCCTACGGCCTGGCGGAGGCGACGTTGTTCCTCACCGCCGGCGAGCGGGGCGAGGGCATGCGCTCCCTCGACCTCGATCCCGCCATCCTCGCCGAAGGCCGTGCCGCGGCGGCGGCGGCGGGCACGCGACTGGTGGATTGCGGCTTCGCGCAGCCGGATCATCCCCTTCACATCGCCGGTCCGGACGGGGCCAGCCTGCCGGAGGGCCAAATCGGCGAGGTGGTGGTGTCCGGCCCCAGCCTCGCCCAGGGCTATTGGCGCAACCCGGAGGCGACGGCGGCCGCCTTCGTCGAGCGGCACGGAGTCCGGAGCCTAAGGACCGGAGACCTCGGCTTCCTGCTCCGAGGCCGTCTCTTCCTCGTTGGCCGCGAGAAGGACCTCATCATCCTGCGCGGCCAGAACGTCTACCCGCAGGACGTGGAGCGGGTCGTCGAACGGAATGTCGACATCCTGCGCCAGGGGCGCATCGCCGCCTTCTCCATCGACCGTGACGGAAGCGAGGGCATCGGCGTCGCGGTGGAGATCTCTCGGACCGTCCAGAAGCTCGCCGCGCCCGAGGCGCTCGCCGCCCTGGTATCCGAGGCCGTCGCCGACGCCTTCCTCGAGACCGCTCGCGTCGTCGTTCTCCTCAATCCCGGCGGCCTGCCGCGTACCTCGAGCGGGAAGATCCAGCGCGGTGCCGCGCGGCGCGGCTGGGAGGCCGGCACCCTCGACGCCTATGCGGTGGTGGAGGATGGCCGCCGCGTCGATGCCGAGGCGGCACCGACGCTCGCCCGAACCTCTCCCATGAGCGCGCTCGACGGGCGCGTCGCAGCGATCTGGTCCGCCCTTCTCGACCGCCGGGATCTGACCCGCGACAGCCATTTCTTCGCGCTGGGCGGCAATTCGATCGGGGCCATTCGCATGCTCACGGAGCTTCGCACCTCCCTCGGCGTCGCGATCCCGCCGCAGACCCTGTTCGCTCATCCAAGGCTCGGAGCCTTCGCCGACGCGGTGGGCGCCGAGATCGCGGCCGGCACCAAAGCCATCTTCATCCCGCCGGCCTCACGCGAGGCGGCCTTGCCCCTGTCGCCGGCGCAGG belongs to Methylobacterium sp. 77 and includes:
- a CDS encoding lysine N(6)-hydroxylase/L-ornithine N(5)-oxygenase family protein — its product is MTESYDPSETSFPSRGLFRDEAPMRGDEDDAPVYDALGVGFGPSNLSLAIALDEAGRRRGHQPRVRFLERQGEFVWHGGMLLPDSGMQISFLKDLVTLRDPTSPYTFVNYLHVHGRLIDYINRKSFFPSRIEFNAYLRWVAGHFADRCDYGDTVLAVEPEGRGDAIRHLLVHSRTADGREQRRRTRAVILATGGEPRILPVFDKLQGSARIFHSSRYLSRIDGVPLPTDSARRPRIAVIGAGQTAAELFLDLQSRIPNADVSMIFRGQALKPADDSPFVNEIFNPDFTDFVYGQPETHRRAIIDEFRGTNYSVIDTDLLTRIFDLLYQQKVCGAHRHALRPRTTVVGAVEEAGAVVLETLDAATGLTAREPYDAVILATGYRRDRLETIMPALTPHLTDGTIGRDYRLATRPGFEAAIYLQGFSEPTHGLSDTLLSILVMRGHEIAQSLLADRQRASARA
- a CDS encoding MbtH family NRPS accessory protein, whose amino-acid sequence is MAIDDSEATFLVVINGEEQYSVWPAHRPVPAGWSAIGFSGPRAACLAHIETVWTDMRPLSLRRALDGEARA